From Chryseobacterium shandongense, the proteins below share one genomic window:
- a CDS encoding helix-turn-helix domain-containing protein, which translates to MYYLKLIQKFWNFNQKAKLDANVITVYFYLLNFANDCGSYTVSISGRNFSKTLGLSRNTIMAARKKLQSLGIIHYNKNTTGVATYRLRLDYDGVASKPETIQLDTLLLDLVVPQNEESIASSLTSLTSLVSESDQREPEQHELTDEGGPEPAVKGTEQPSLDTFLEYAQTLEGYEPPLDQKITEKYSSWEKNDWKSVSGRPITDWKSSLKNLMPFMKNTADKDLSIESISRIKRPK; encoded by the coding sequence ATGTACTACCTGAAGCTCATACAGAAGTTTTGGAATTTCAACCAGAAGGCAAAGCTGGACGCAAATGTTATTACAGTTTATTTCTATCTGTTGAACTTTGCGAATGATTGCGGTTCCTACACGGTCAGCATTTCCGGCCGGAACTTCAGCAAAACCTTAGGTCTATCCAGAAATACCATAATGGCCGCAAGAAAGAAACTGCAAAGCCTGGGAATCATTCATTACAACAAAAACACCACCGGTGTTGCAACCTACCGTTTACGATTAGACTACGACGGAGTGGCATCGAAGCCTGAAACAATTCAATTAGATACCCTTTTATTAGATCTTGTTGTGCCGCAAAATGAGGAATCCATTGCCTCCTCTCTGACTTCCCTGACTTCCCTCGTTTCTGAAAGCGATCAAAGAGAGCCAGAGCAACACGAATTAACAGATGAAGGAGGTCCGGAACCGGCTGTGAAAGGAACCGAGCAACCGTCGTTGGATACATTCCTTGAATATGCCCAAACGCTGGAGGGCTACGAGCCGCCATTGGATCAAAAGATCACAGAAAAATACAGTTCCTGGGAAAAAAATGATTGGAAAAGTGTCTCCGGAAGGCCCATTACCGATTGGAAATCTTCGCTCAAAAACCTGATGCCTTTTATGAAAAATACTGCCGATAAGGATCTATCCATTGAGTCCATCTCCAGGATCAAGCGGCCAAAGTAA
- a CDS encoding DUF3853 family protein codes for MNNIDPKTPLWKLTVEEYLEVMKSICPENNYEFGLKGLSNILGCSISKASEIKSSGILDEAIIQRGNIIIIDKKKALKLFATK; via the coding sequence ATGAACAATATAGATCCGAAAACACCACTCTGGAAATTGACCGTGGAGGAATACCTGGAAGTGATGAAAAGTATTTGCCCCGAGAATAATTATGAGTTTGGACTCAAAGGATTATCCAATATCCTCGGATGCTCAATCTCGAAAGCCTCCGAAATAAAGTCGTCCGGAATACTGGATGAGGCGATTATTCAGCGGGGAAATATCATCATTATTGACAAGAAGAAAGCGCTCAAGCTTTTTGCAACCAAGTAG
- a CDS encoding toprim domain-containing protein, with amino-acid sequence MNCKNIRQKVSIRAVLESFCRFPIKENRRTAFYFALDRDEKVPSLSVDYIKNKAFDFGTGKSYDVISIVQQIKKCSVSEALHYLSALDLSFDPGQLPLETPSEVSYKILKIKKIRHPALIQYLDSRKVLEQKHFLKQIDYEFCGRKYFGIAFENNSGGFEIRNTYTKLCLGPKDVTLVRTGSGSTCEVAVFEGFFDFLTFQNLENKLASACDCLILNSTAMLFKAEQILQEYPKILLFLDNDPNGKSVALKIRNDYQNVEDCSLIYHGYKDLNEWLIKTKEP; translated from the coding sequence ATGAATTGCAAAAACATCAGACAAAAGGTCAGTATCCGTGCGGTTCTGGAATCTTTCTGCCGTTTCCCGATCAAAGAAAACCGGCGAACTGCTTTTTATTTTGCGCTGGACCGTGATGAGAAAGTCCCCAGCCTTTCCGTGGATTATATCAAAAATAAGGCGTTTGATTTTGGAACCGGGAAAAGTTACGATGTGATCTCCATCGTGCAGCAAATTAAAAAATGCTCTGTTTCGGAAGCCCTGCACTACCTTTCAGCACTTGATCTTTCATTTGATCCCGGACAATTGCCTCTAGAAACGCCGTCAGAGGTTTCTTATAAGATTTTAAAAATCAAAAAGATCAGGCATCCTGCATTGATTCAGTATTTGGATTCCCGAAAAGTTCTTGAACAGAAACATTTCCTGAAGCAAATTGATTATGAATTCTGCGGCAGAAAGTATTTTGGAATCGCTTTTGAAAATAATTCCGGTGGCTTTGAAATCAGGAATACCTACACGAAATTGTGCCTGGGCCCAAAAGACGTTACTTTGGTTCGGACCGGATCCGGGTCAACTTGCGAAGTTGCTGTTTTTGAAGGGTTCTTTGATTTTCTCACGTTCCAAAACCTGGAAAATAAACTTGCTTCAGCCTGTGATTGTCTTATTTTAAATTCTACGGCGATGCTTTTCAAAGCAGAACAGATTTTACAAGAATACCCGAAGATCCTGCTGTTTCTTGATAATGATCCAAACGGAAAATCCGTAGCCTTGAAGATCCGGAATGACTATCAGAATGTAGAGGATTGTTCATTAATTTACCACGGCTATAAAGATTTGAACGAATGGCTCATCAAAACTAAAGAGCCTTAG